In Pseudomonas sp. GCEP-101, one DNA window encodes the following:
- the grxC gene encoding glutaredoxin 3, whose product MNPVTIYTTQHCPYCVNAKRLLASKGVTPVEIDVEASPRHLADMLQRSRRRTVPQIFVGDVHVGGFDDLASLDHQGRLDVLLHA is encoded by the coding sequence ATGAACCCGGTGACGATCTACACCACCCAACACTGCCCCTACTGCGTGAATGCCAAGCGCCTGCTCGCGAGCAAAGGGGTCACGCCCGTCGAAATCGATGTCGAGGCGTCGCCCCGGCATCTGGCGGACATGCTGCAGCGATCCCGGCGCAGGACGGTCCCGCAGATTTTTGTGGGCGATGTGCACGTCGGCGGTTTCGATGACCTGGCCAGTCTCGATCATCAGGGCAGGCTCGATGTGTTGCTTCACGCCTGA
- a CDS encoding TetR/AcrR family transcriptional regulator translates to MTSPTPVPSRRRLTREARTRQLLDASWALISDEGTDALTLGRLADVAGITKPVVYDHFGTRNGLLAALYEDYDIRQTALFDAAIEGAKQTLADKARVFAAAYVDCVLTQGREIQGVLAALSGSPELAVVKRQYQKALIKKCAEIFAPFTGAPGLSSASLWALLGAADALSDAAVVGDITAEHAKEELRHTLLGMVKRSKLSSG, encoded by the coding sequence ATGACCTCACCTACGCCTGTGCCTTCGCGTCGACGCCTGACCCGAGAGGCACGCACTCGCCAATTGCTGGATGCGTCCTGGGCGCTGATCAGCGATGAGGGGACGGACGCCCTCACGCTGGGGCGCCTGGCCGATGTCGCCGGCATCACCAAGCCCGTCGTATACGACCACTTCGGCACGCGCAACGGCCTGCTCGCGGCCTTGTACGAAGACTACGACATCCGGCAAACAGCGCTGTTCGATGCCGCCATCGAAGGCGCCAAGCAGACCCTGGCGGACAAGGCGCGCGTCTTCGCCGCTGCGTATGTCGACTGCGTGCTGACGCAGGGTCGCGAGATCCAGGGCGTCCTGGCTGCCCTGAGCGGCTCGCCGGAGCTGGCGGTCGTCAAGCGCCAGTACCAGAAGGCGCTCATCAAAAAATGTGCGGAGATATTTGCACCCTTCACCGGGGCGCCGGGTCTATCGAGCGCCAGTCTCTGGGCGCTGCTGGGCGCCGCCGACGCGTTGTCGGATGCCGCGGTGGTGGGAGACATCACGGCGGAGCATGCAAAAGAAGAGCTGCGGCACACCCTCCTGGGGATGGTCAAACGCAGCAAGCTCAGCTCGGGCTGA
- a CDS encoding aldo/keto reductase — MGTRRLGSLEVSSMGLGCLPMVGYYGGGPRDRKAMVSLIRAAFEQGVTFFDTAEVYGPYLSEEFVGEALGPIRDQVVIATKFGFGVEEGRPTTLNSRPEHIRRAVDGSLKRLKTDRIDLLYQHRPDPSVPIEDVAGTVKELIQAGKVTHWGLSEASATTIRRAHAVLPVTAVQSEYAMWWREPESRIFPTLEELGIGFVPYCPTARSFLAGAVNPSQRFDKTDRRHNLPRFQPDALAANMPLLYFARDWARRKNTTSAQFALAWVMAQRPWIVPIPGTTQYPHLIENVGASSVQLTADELQEIDAGLARIALHGGRADPFTESQFDRS; from the coding sequence ATGGGCACGCGCAGACTCGGCTCGCTGGAAGTCTCCAGCATGGGGCTTGGATGCCTGCCGATGGTGGGCTACTACGGCGGAGGTCCGCGCGACCGCAAAGCGATGGTTTCGCTCATCCGCGCCGCTTTTGAACAGGGGGTCACGTTCTTCGATACCGCCGAGGTCTACGGCCCCTACCTGAGTGAAGAGTTCGTCGGCGAAGCCTTGGGCCCCATCCGCGACCAGGTGGTGATCGCTACCAAGTTCGGCTTCGGCGTCGAGGAAGGTCGACCCACAACACTCAATAGCCGCCCTGAGCATATCCGCCGTGCCGTAGACGGTTCGTTGAAACGCCTGAAGACGGACCGAATCGATCTTCTATACCAGCATCGCCCCGATCCCAGCGTGCCGATCGAGGACGTAGCGGGTACGGTGAAGGAGCTGATCCAAGCGGGCAAGGTTACGCACTGGGGCCTTTCAGAGGCCAGTGCCACTACCATCCGCCGAGCCCACGCAGTGCTCCCTGTCACTGCCGTTCAGAGCGAATACGCCATGTGGTGGCGGGAGCCGGAAAGTCGGATTTTCCCGACGCTGGAGGAGCTGGGAATTGGCTTTGTTCCCTACTGTCCAACTGCTCGGAGCTTTCTTGCCGGTGCAGTCAACCCAAGCCAGCGTTTCGACAAGACTGATCGCCGGCATAACCTGCCGCGTTTCCAGCCCGACGCCCTGGCAGCCAACATGCCGCTTCTATATTTCGCACGGGACTGGGCTCGGCGCAAGAACACTACCTCCGCTCAGTTCGCCCTCGCCTGGGTCATGGCGCAGCGACCGTGGATCGTACCGATCCCTGGCACCACGCAATACCCGCACCTGATCGAAAACGTCGGGGCATCAAGTGTCCAACTGACCGCCGACGAGTTGCAGGAGATCGATGCAGGCCTGGCTCGGATCGCCCTGCACGGTGGCCGCGCCGACCCGTTCACCGAAAGCCAGTTTGATCGTAGCTAG
- a CDS encoding carboxymuconolactone decarboxylase family protein has product MSSDTTLSGLTNLRGTARILGIALGLAAALGVTTPTLAVQENHYMAEHDQPTLPGETLDNRQESIIPIAALAAAGDIPGLNRAINRGLDAGLTISEAREVLVQLYAYAGFPRSLNALGELMKVVQARKQQGIVDQPGREPSKSIPKGDELLAVGTANQTRLSGGPVEGALFDFAPVANQYLRAHLFGDIFERDNLDWQSREIATVAMLSALEGVTPQLQAHIRIALNTGVTPQQLRQLGQVLGEHVSADASRRASDALELHMAAQ; this is encoded by the coding sequence ATGAGCAGTGATACGACGCTGAGCGGGCTGACTAATCTGCGCGGGACTGCCCGCATTCTTGGGATTGCTCTGGGCCTGGCTGCCGCGCTGGGCGTCACGACACCGACATTAGCAGTACAGGAGAACCACTACATGGCTGAGCACGACCAACCAACCCTCCCTGGCGAGACGCTCGACAATCGCCAGGAAAGCATCATTCCCATCGCAGCCCTCGCGGCAGCGGGCGATATCCCAGGCCTGAACCGTGCGATTAATCGGGGACTGGATGCCGGACTGACCATCAGCGAAGCACGCGAGGTACTGGTGCAGTTGTACGCCTACGCGGGTTTCCCCCGCAGCCTGAATGCCCTGGGCGAGTTGATGAAGGTGGTACAGGCTCGCAAGCAACAAGGAATCGTGGACCAACCGGGGCGCGAACCCAGCAAATCGATTCCCAAAGGGGATGAGTTGCTGGCGGTGGGCACTGCAAACCAAACCAGATTGTCCGGTGGACCTGTCGAGGGGGCGTTATTCGACTTTGCTCCGGTCGCCAATCAATACCTGCGCGCTCACCTCTTTGGCGACATCTTCGAACGCGACAATCTGGATTGGCAAAGCCGGGAAATCGCCACTGTCGCGATGCTTTCTGCGCTGGAAGGCGTGACGCCGCAACTGCAGGCGCATATACGCATCGCGCTGAACACGGGTGTTACGCCACAGCAACTTCGCCAGCTGGGCCAAGTGCTGGGCGAACACGTCAGCGCCGACGCTTCGCGGCGTGCAAGTGATGCACTGGAGCTACATATGGCAGCGCAGTAG
- a CDS encoding NAD(P)H-dependent oxidoreductase → MHSLIVVAHPNPHSLTHAIAQHVAQGIAAANSQHTTEIADLAAEGFDPRFNQADQALFTGQGGVPADVAFEQERLDRADALVIVYPIYWWSFPALLKGWIDRVFSIGWAYEDSGNGKVVKKLQRLNVHLVAVGGADEGTFTRHGYAPAMKTQIDHGIFDYCGARVHSSTFLLASDEGYPAAHLDTAFGIGANVSASQH, encoded by the coding sequence ATGCACAGCCTGATTGTCGTCGCCCACCCCAACCCCCATTCCTTGACGCACGCCATCGCCCAACACGTCGCGCAGGGCATCGCCGCTGCGAACTCGCAGCACACCACGGAGATCGCCGACCTGGCGGCCGAAGGCTTCGATCCGCGCTTCAACCAGGCGGATCAGGCGCTCTTCACCGGCCAGGGAGGCGTTCCCGCCGATGTGGCGTTCGAACAGGAGCGCCTGGATCGCGCTGATGCCTTGGTGATCGTCTACCCGATCTACTGGTGGTCATTCCCTGCCCTGCTCAAGGGCTGGATCGATCGTGTGTTTTCGATCGGCTGGGCCTACGAGGACAGCGGCAACGGCAAGGTGGTGAAGAAGCTGCAACGTCTGAATGTCCACCTGGTTGCGGTGGGGGGAGCCGATGAAGGCACCTTCACGCGCCACGGCTACGCGCCTGCCATGAAGACCCAGATCGACCACGGGATATTCGATTACTGCGGCGCCCGCGTGCACAGCTCCACGTTTCTCCTCGCATCGGATGAAGGCTATCCGGCCGCTCACCTGGACACCGCATTCGGAATAGGCGCTAACGTGTCGGCTTCCCAGCACTGA
- a CDS encoding LysR family transcriptional regulator: MQTHRADVADLIYFRAIARHRSFSRAAIEIGVSASALSHALKGLESRLGVRLLNRTTKSVTLTTAGEALIEAIGQPLEAIDEALETLNRFRDTPSGRIRINAAVEAANLLLAPILPGFMDRYPDVELDIVASNRLVDVTDAGFDAGIRYGGTVPEDMVARRLSADIRWVIAASPEYLERNGSPEHPDDLLNHRCISNRLGDDRVYRWELERDGEALQIAVPTSVTVDHAETGLVAVLGGAGLMYFPEPLVAPYVNAGRLRLVLTEWAPQEEGFHIYYSSRRQLPTGLKLLIEYIREIKPLGY; this comes from the coding sequence ATGCAAACCCATCGTGCTGATGTTGCCGATCTGATCTACTTCCGGGCCATTGCCCGCCACCGCAGCTTCAGCCGCGCGGCTATCGAGATTGGCGTCAGCGCATCGGCACTGAGCCACGCGTTGAAGGGGCTGGAAAGCAGGCTTGGGGTCCGACTGCTCAACCGGACGACCAAGAGCGTTACGCTGACAACGGCAGGGGAGGCGCTCATCGAAGCGATCGGTCAGCCGCTCGAAGCTATCGATGAAGCGTTGGAAACGCTCAACCGGTTTCGCGACACCCCTAGCGGACGGATTCGAATCAATGCAGCTGTCGAGGCGGCCAATCTGCTCCTTGCGCCGATCCTGCCCGGCTTCATGGACCGCTACCCCGACGTCGAACTCGATATCGTGGCCAGCAATCGCCTGGTTGACGTGACCGACGCGGGTTTTGATGCTGGCATTCGGTATGGCGGCACGGTGCCTGAGGATATGGTGGCGCGGAGGCTGTCGGCCGACATCCGTTGGGTGATTGCGGCTTCTCCCGAATATCTGGAGCGCAATGGCTCCCCTGAGCACCCGGACGATCTGCTCAACCATCGCTGCATCAGCAACCGTCTGGGCGATGACCGGGTTTATCGATGGGAGTTGGAGCGCGATGGAGAGGCGCTGCAGATCGCCGTGCCGACCTCCGTGACAGTCGATCATGCGGAGACCGGGTTGGTCGCCGTGCTGGGTGGTGCAGGCTTGATGTATTTCCCGGAGCCTTTGGTTGCGCCCTATGTGAACGCTGGGCGGCTTCGTCTGGTGCTGACTGAATGGGCCCCGCAAGAAGAGGGATTCCACATCTATTATTCAAGTCGCCGGCAACTGCCGACGGGGCTGAAGCTTCTGATCGAATACATTCGGGAAATCAAGCCGCTTGGCTATTAA
- a CDS encoding LysR family transcriptional regulator, which produces MLDNLPALVAFDSIVRTGSLSAAARELDLSLAVVSKRLAQLEASLDVRLLQRTTRRQTLTDEGVLFHASVVRILAELESAEATLGQRRRVVGGLLRLGAPVDFGRRWIAPIAADFQRLHPQLEVQLELSDSVANLLHEGLDLAIRVGSLPDSSLIARPLADNYRVLCAAPRYLHEHGEPRHPAELASHRCLLNSGQAGGEWRFSGPDGEGVSVKVRGSLVSNDGGVVQAWALDGMGIALKSIWDVGDALASGELCRILPDYRAREAPLHAVYPHAAHLAPRVREFVGYLRERLVSAWRWDAQSS; this is translated from the coding sequence ATGCTGGATAACCTCCCCGCCTTGGTCGCCTTCGACAGCATCGTTCGCACTGGCAGCCTCAGCGCGGCTGCCCGCGAGCTCGATCTGTCGCTCGCCGTGGTGAGCAAGCGCCTCGCGCAACTGGAGGCCAGCCTCGACGTGCGCTTGCTGCAACGCACCACCCGGCGGCAGACGCTGACCGACGAAGGCGTGCTGTTCCATGCCAGCGTGGTGCGCATCCTCGCCGAGCTGGAAAGCGCCGAGGCAACGCTCGGCCAACGCCGGCGGGTAGTCGGCGGGTTGTTACGCCTGGGTGCGCCGGTGGACTTCGGACGGCGCTGGATTGCGCCGATCGCCGCGGATTTCCAGCGCCTGCATCCGCAGCTTGAGGTGCAACTGGAGCTCAGCGACTCGGTGGCGAACCTGTTGCACGAGGGCCTCGACCTCGCCATTCGCGTGGGCAGCCTGCCTGACTCGTCGCTGATCGCCCGGCCACTGGCCGACAACTACCGGGTGCTCTGCGCCGCCCCGCGCTACTTGCACGAACACGGCGAGCCGCGCCATCCGGCCGAACTGGCCAGCCACCGGTGCCTGCTCAACAGCGGCCAAGCGGGCGGCGAATGGCGATTCAGCGGGCCGGATGGCGAAGGGGTTTCGGTGAAGGTGCGCGGTTCGCTGGTCAGCAACGACGGCGGCGTGGTGCAGGCCTGGGCGCTGGACGGCATGGGCATCGCCCTGAAGTCGATATGGGACGTGGGCGATGCGTTGGCGTCGGGCGAGCTTTGTCGCATCCTGCCCGACTACCGCGCCCGCGAGGCGCCGCTGCACGCGGTCTATCCCCATGCCGCGCACCTGGCGCCGCGGGTCAGGGAGTTCGTCGGGTATCTGCGTGAGCGACTGGTCAGCGCCTGGCGCTGGGACGCACAGAGCAGCTGA
- a CDS encoding ester cyclase translates to MKIPCLAVASLALLCGPVLHAQAETALVEPAQIIADTSLPAAQRDAQVLAARRYATFWSTSEPALARAALARNFTDRTLPAGRQQGLDGPLQASQVMRTAIPDLDCRIEQLLVAGDRVVVHLRFRGHFSGRFEQLQGHGQAVDFIATDIYRVVDGRIADNWHLEDNLTLLRQLGAIKG, encoded by the coding sequence ATGAAAATCCCCTGTCTCGCCGTCGCCAGCCTCGCCCTGCTTTGCGGACCTGTCCTGCACGCGCAGGCTGAAACCGCTCTCGTCGAGCCCGCCCAGATCATCGCCGACACGTCGCTGCCGGCCGCCCAGCGCGACGCGCAGGTGTTGGCAGCGCGGCGCTACGCCACGTTCTGGAGTACCTCGGAGCCTGCCCTGGCGCGCGCCGCGCTGGCCCGGAACTTCACCGACCGCACCCTGCCGGCGGGGCGCCAGCAAGGTCTCGATGGTCCGCTGCAGGCTTCCCAGGTCATGCGCACGGCAATTCCCGATCTTGATTGCCGCATCGAGCAGTTGCTCGTCGCCGGCGATCGCGTGGTCGTGCACCTGCGCTTCCGTGGCCATTTCAGCGGCAGGTTCGAGCAGCTCCAGGGCCACGGCCAGGCGGTGGACTTCATCGCCACCGACATCTACCGCGTGGTCGATGGCCGCATCGCCGACAACTGGCACCTCGAAGACAACCTGACCCTGCTGCGCCAGCTTGGCGCCATCAAGGGCTGA
- a CDS encoding polysaccharide deacetylase family protein: MTSGLNRRTFLGGVGALAAGAALIPVAGAATPRGTSARSGRSGFWPDDIRLVISISMQFEAGGQPLKGTDSPFPAVELPASVQADAAANSWFAYGYREGIPRLLDVWDKHGVKVTSHMIGEAARKHPELAREIVRRGHEASGHGPRWSAQYGMAREEERAFLIAARDMVEEVTGQRPLGYNCNWLRRGPNTLSLLQELGYLYHIDDLSRDEPFIESVNGKDFVVVPYTLRNNDILLVEGRNYSPQQFLAQIRGEFDQLYEEAGNRRRMMSLSAHDRISGTPQMARVWDEFLGYAKQHPGVAFLRKDDIARFTLSSATSLREQEVI, encoded by the coding sequence ATGACTTCCGGCCTCAACCGGCGCACCTTCCTGGGCGGCGTCGGCGCCCTGGCAGCAGGCGCTGCGCTAATTCCGGTGGCGGGTGCGGCCACGCCGCGGGGCACTTCGGCCCGGTCGGGCAGGAGCGGCTTCTGGCCCGACGATATCCGCTTGGTGATTTCCATCTCGATGCAGTTCGAGGCGGGCGGCCAGCCGCTCAAGGGCACCGACAGCCCGTTCCCGGCGGTCGAGTTACCCGCCAGCGTGCAGGCCGACGCGGCGGCGAACAGCTGGTTCGCCTATGGCTACCGCGAGGGCATCCCACGCCTGCTGGATGTGTGGGACAAGCACGGCGTGAAGGTCACCTCACACATGATTGGCGAGGCGGCGCGAAAGCACCCGGAACTGGCGCGGGAGATCGTCCGCCGTGGGCACGAAGCGTCCGGCCATGGCCCGCGCTGGAGCGCGCAGTACGGCATGGCGCGGGAGGAAGAACGCGCCTTCCTGATCGCCGCGCGGGACATGGTGGAAGAGGTCACTGGCCAACGTCCGCTGGGCTACAACTGCAACTGGCTGCGGCGCGGGCCGAACACCTTGTCGTTGTTGCAGGAGCTGGGCTACCTCTATCACATCGACGACCTCAGCCGTGACGAACCCTTCATCGAGTCGGTCAACGGCAAGGATTTCGTGGTGGTGCCCTATACCCTACGCAATAACGATATCCTCCTCGTCGAGGGGCGCAACTACTCGCCGCAGCAGTTCCTCGCACAGATCCGTGGGGAATTCGACCAGCTCTACGAGGAAGCGGGCAACCGTCGCCGGATGATGTCCTTGAGTGCACACGACCGTATCAGCGGTACGCCGCAGATGGCGCGGGTGTGGGACGAGTTCCTGGGCTACGCCAAGCAGCACCCGGGCGTGGCATTCCTGCGCAAGGACGACATCGCCCGCTTCACACTGTCGAGCGCCACAAGCCTGCGGGAGCAGGAGGTCATCTGA
- a CDS encoding aldo/keto reductase, whose protein sequence is MDYTHLGRTGLKVSRLCLGTMNFGDVTDETTSHLILDEAVAAGINFIDTADVYGTEQSPNIPQGSGLSEKIIGRWLEQEGRRDRIVLATKLYQPMGPGPNDRRLSAYHIRKACEDSLRRLKTDHIDVYQMHHIDRHTPWEEIWQAMEILVQQGKVLYVGSSNFAGWDIATAQSMASARNFLGLVAEQSLYNLAARTVELEVIPACRHFGLGLIPWSPLAGGLLGGVLKKATGGRRARPAFMSLIEQHRGQLEAFESLCEDLGEAPADIALAWLLRNPVVTAPLIGPRTVEQLQDALRATTITLSEDTVRCLEEIWPGPGGEAPQAYAW, encoded by the coding sequence ATGGACTACACGCATCTCGGCCGAACAGGTCTCAAGGTCAGCCGCCTGTGCCTGGGCACCATGAATTTCGGCGACGTCACCGACGAGACGACGAGCCATCTCATCCTCGACGAAGCGGTCGCGGCAGGCATCAACTTCATCGATACGGCAGACGTCTACGGGACGGAACAATCACCGAACATCCCGCAAGGCTCTGGCCTTTCCGAAAAGATCATCGGCCGCTGGCTTGAACAGGAAGGCCGACGTGATCGCATCGTCCTGGCCACCAAGCTCTATCAGCCCATGGGGCCGGGGCCGAACGATCGGCGGTTGTCGGCCTACCACATCCGTAAAGCATGCGAGGACAGCCTACGTCGGCTGAAGACGGACCACATCGATGTTTACCAGATGCACCACATCGACCGTCACACGCCCTGGGAAGAGATCTGGCAGGCCATGGAGATTCTCGTCCAGCAGGGCAAGGTCCTCTATGTCGGCAGCAGCAATTTTGCTGGCTGGGATATTGCGACAGCGCAGTCGATGGCTAGTGCCCGCAACTTCCTTGGGCTGGTGGCAGAGCAAAGCCTCTACAACCTGGCAGCCCGGACGGTGGAGCTGGAGGTGATTCCCGCCTGCAGACATTTCGGGCTCGGCCTAATTCCGTGGAGCCCTCTTGCCGGCGGCCTGCTGGGCGGTGTTCTGAAAAAGGCCACCGGCGGCCGGCGCGCAAGACCCGCATTCATGAGCCTCATCGAACAACATCGGGGGCAGTTGGAAGCCTTCGAAAGCCTCTGTGAGGACCTGGGCGAGGCTCCCGCGGATATCGCACTGGCCTGGCTGCTGCGCAACCCCGTCGTCACCGCCCCGCTGATCGGCCCCCGCACCGTGGAGCAACTTCAGGACGCGCTGCGTGCGACGACGATCACGCTGTCAGAAGACACCGTGCGTTGCCTGGAAGAAATCTGGCCGGGCCCCGGCGGAGAGGCGCCCCAGGCGTACGCCTGGTAG
- a CDS encoding arylsulfatase, producing the protein MSKRPNFLLIVADDLGFSDLGAFGGEIHTPHLDELAFAGLRLTDFHAASACSPTRAMLLTGTDHHLAGIGAMAEFSDETIRQHPGYEGHLNQRVVTLAELLRDAGYRTLISGKWHLGRTAETSAAARGFERSFILEGAAHNHYGWSPEVPAHKMPRLLHTVEGTYREGLEPLTALPEGFYSSDAFTDRLLDYLRERQPDDNCPFFAYLPFSAPHFPLQAPDELIDRYQGRYDSGPDALREQRLRRLKELGLIGEDVEAHPVIADTPNWQELDDDGRRQSAKAMEVYAAMVERLDWNVGRVVSHLRATGELENTLVIFLSDNGAEGAALEALPIVGKRAQRFIGKHYDNRVENIGRANSYVWYGPRWAQAATAPSRQYKLFTSQGGIRVPAFITWPGLHRQGDISHDFATVMDIVPTLLELAGTAHPVSHYQGREILPIRGRSLLSYLQGKSQAPHAADETTGWELFRARAIRQGNWKALYIPKPDGPGRWQLYDLTRDPGEIHDLAQAEPARLQALKQHWQDYVDETGVRDFSFAGRLFREVARALVRLVTRQPRTL; encoded by the coding sequence ATGAGCAAACGCCCGAACTTCCTGCTGATCGTTGCCGATGACCTGGGGTTTTCCGACCTCGGCGCCTTCGGCGGCGAGATCCACACGCCCCACCTCGACGAACTGGCCTTCGCCGGCCTGCGCCTGACCGATTTCCACGCCGCATCCGCCTGCTCACCCACCCGCGCGATGTTGCTCACCGGCACGGATCATCACCTGGCCGGCATCGGGGCCATGGCGGAGTTCAGCGACGAAACCATCCGCCAGCACCCAGGCTACGAAGGTCACCTGAACCAGCGGGTGGTCACCCTCGCCGAACTGTTGCGCGACGCCGGCTACCGCACGCTGATCTCGGGGAAGTGGCACCTGGGGCGCACCGCAGAGACCTCGGCGGCGGCCCGTGGCTTCGAGCGGTCCTTCATCCTGGAAGGCGCCGCGCACAACCACTATGGCTGGTCGCCCGAGGTGCCCGCGCACAAGATGCCGCGCCTGCTGCACACCGTAGAAGGCACCTACCGGGAGGGGCTCGAGCCGCTGACGGCGCTGCCCGAGGGCTTCTACTCGTCCGATGCCTTCACCGACCGCCTGCTCGACTATCTGCGCGAACGCCAGCCGGACGACAACTGCCCCTTCTTCGCCTACCTGCCCTTCTCCGCTCCGCATTTCCCGCTGCAGGCGCCGGACGAACTGATCGACCGATACCAGGGGCGCTACGACAGCGGCCCGGATGCGTTGCGCGAGCAGCGCCTGCGACGCCTGAAGGAACTGGGCCTGATCGGCGAGGACGTCGAGGCCCATCCTGTCATCGCCGACACCCCGAACTGGCAGGAGCTGGACGACGACGGCAGGCGGCAATCCGCAAAAGCGATGGAAGTCTACGCGGCGATGGTGGAACGACTGGACTGGAACGTCGGCCGCGTCGTCAGCCATCTGCGCGCGACGGGCGAGCTGGAAAACACCCTGGTCATCTTTCTTTCGGACAACGGTGCCGAGGGCGCCGCGCTCGAAGCGCTGCCCATCGTCGGCAAACGCGCCCAGCGCTTCATTGGCAAGCACTACGACAACCGTGTCGAGAATATCGGCCGCGCCAACTCCTATGTCTGGTACGGGCCGCGCTGGGCGCAGGCGGCCACTGCGCCGTCGCGCCAGTACAAGCTGTTCACCAGCCAGGGAGGGATTCGCGTACCCGCATTCATCACCTGGCCAGGCTTGCATCGGCAAGGCGACATCAGCCACGACTTCGCCACCGTGATGGACATCGTACCGACACTGCTGGAGCTGGCCGGAACCGCCCACCCAGTCAGCCACTATCAGGGCCGCGAAATACTGCCGATCCGTGGCCGCTCGCTGCTGAGCTATCTCCAGGGCAAGTCGCAGGCGCCGCACGCCGCCGACGAAACCACCGGCTGGGAACTGTTCCGCGCCCGCGCCATTCGCCAGGGCAACTGGAAGGCGTTGTACATCCCCAAGCCGGATGGCCCCGGGCGCTGGCAGCTCTACGACCTGACCCGCGACCCCGGCGAGATCCACGATCTGGCGCAAGCGGAACCCGCACGGCTGCAAGCGCTGAAGCAACACTGGCAAGACTATGTCGATGAAACCGGTGTGCGTGATTTCAGTTTCGCCGGCCGACTATTCCGTGAGGTGGCACGCGCGCTGGTGCGCCTCGTCACCCGGCAGCCGAGAACACTCTGA
- a CDS encoding carboxymuconolactone decarboxylase family protein → MTRIAALSLDQAPAASRAALEGVRKGLGFIPNAFGTLAHSPAALNGYLGLAQALGKSSLSAAEREVVALATSQINGCDYCLAAHSYFGAKAGLSDEAISQARQGTLSAVAALARQITESRGQLRDEQIAAAREAGLSDSKIVEVVAQVTLLTLTNYLNNVATTDIDFPPSAH, encoded by the coding sequence ATGACTCGCATTGCCGCTCTCTCGCTGGACCAAGCCCCCGCTGCCTCACGCGCGGCCCTCGAAGGCGTCCGGAAAGGCCTCGGCTTCATCCCCAACGCATTCGGGACGCTGGCCCACTCCCCGGCCGCACTCAACGGCTACCTGGGCCTTGCCCAGGCCCTGGGTAAAAGCTCGCTGAGCGCCGCCGAGCGTGAAGTGGTTGCCCTCGCCACGTCGCAAATCAATGGCTGCGACTACTGCCTGGCCGCACACAGCTACTTCGGCGCCAAGGCGGGCCTGAGCGACGAGGCCATCAGCCAGGCCCGTCAGGGCACACTCAGTGCGGTCGCCGCATTGGCGCGCCAGATCACCGAAAGCCGCGGCCAGTTGCGCGACGAGCAGATCGCAGCGGCGCGCGAAGCCGGCCTGAGCGACAGCAAGATCGTGGAGGTGGTGGCCCAGGTCACGTTGTTGACCCTGACCAACTACCTGAACAACGTCGCCACGACCGACATCGACTTTCCTCCGTCGGCCCACTGA
- a CDS encoding putative quinol monooxygenase: MTRCPRWEKRGWKQIMSSLFFERRSAAIFLLVVLVALLPLGDLYAQEPKMLVRISEIEIFNQHLEEYQRILNEEAEASMRLEPGVLCIFPTAQKDNPTLIRILEVYASHDAYDAHIKSPHFQKYKSSTLAMVKSLRLVDMEAMNAEAMPLIFKKMSERPSAPNTVQP; the protein is encoded by the coding sequence ATGACCCGTTGTCCTCGTTGGGAAAAACGAGGCTGGAAGCAGATTATGTCGAGTCTATTCTTCGAGCGCCGCAGCGCAGCCATCTTTTTACTCGTCGTTTTGGTCGCGCTGCTACCGTTGGGTGATCTTTATGCGCAGGAGCCAAAAATGCTCGTCAGGATCTCTGAAATCGAGATATTCAATCAGCATCTGGAAGAATATCAGCGCATCTTGAACGAAGAGGCCGAAGCCTCCATGCGCCTAGAGCCCGGGGTTCTTTGCATTTTTCCGACCGCACAAAAGGACAATCCGACGCTCATCAGGATTCTGGAAGTTTATGCGAGCCACGATGCTTACGATGCGCATATAAAATCGCCCCATTTCCAGAAATATAAGAGCTCGACGTTGGCGATGGTGAAGTCGTTACGTCTGGTGGACATGGAAGCTATGAATGCAGAAGCGATGCCGCTGATCTTCAAGAAAATGAGCGAACGACCGTCCGCGCCGAACACTGTCCAGCCTTGA